Within Microterricola gilva, the genomic segment ATGGTCGGCTTCACCGGGCGCCCGGAGAAGTTCCTGGCCCTGCACTTCGCCAACCGCGTCTGGGCGCACAACACTGCCGAGGTCATGGGCACGCCGGAGACCGACCCGGCCGTGTTCGCCGCGGTCTCGACGTTCGCCGGCGAGATCGGCATGGTTCCGATCGAGATCAAGAAGGAGAAGGCCGGCTACCTGCTGAACTCGCTCCTCGTGCCGTTCCTCAGCGCGGCCGGCGAGCTGCTCGTCGACGGCATCGCCGAGCCCGACGCGATCGACAAGACCTGGCGCATCGGAACCGGCTCGCCCATGGGCCCGTTCCAGATCTACGACATCGTCGGCCTCACCACCGCCTACAACGTCAGCGTCAACGGCGGCCCGAAGCAGCAGGCCTTCGCGCAGCTGATCAAGGAGAACTACATCGACAAGGGCAAGCTCGGCGTCGCCACCGGCGAGGGCTTCTACAGCTACCCCGCGAAGTAGCCGCCGGCGGGCGGCTGGGCGACTGGCTGCCGAGGTCGCGCCCGGATGCCGGTACCCGGCGCGGCATCCGACATTCGCTGCGGCATCTGCTGCGGAGGAGATAAGCGGGTCGGGAGGACGGAATCGCGAGATTCCTCCTCCCGTTCTGCTTTTCTCCTCCCGTGCGGTCCAACCACCCACACAGCTGGCTCGGCGGACGACCGCAGACGGCCGCGGCCGGGGCCCGCGCCCGGCACTCTCCCAGCTGAGACATGGCCGGATGCCGCAGAGTAGAGCCTGCGGCATCCGCCCGTTTCAGCCCCGTTCAGACCAGGAGTCCGCGTGACGAGCTCACTCATCCTCGACATCGTCGTGGGGCTGATCCTGCTCTCCGCCGCCGTCTCCGGCTGGCGCACCGGGCTGTTCCGGAGTGCCTTCGGCGCGCTCGGACTCATTGCCGGCGGCGTCGCCGCCTACCTGCTGCTGCCGCAGATCTCGGCGTGGGCGCCCGCCCCCGAGTGGCGCGCGGCGATCGTGATCGGCTGCGGTGTGCTGCTGCTGATCCTCGGCAACGCGCTCGGCTCGCTCATCGGCGGGCTCCTCAGCCGCGGCATGCGGGTGATCAAGCTCAGTGTGCTCGACCGCCTCGCCGGCATCGCGGTGAGCACCGTCGTCACCGCGCTCGTGCTCGCGACCGTCGCCGGCGGCGTGAGCAGCATGGGCGTTCCGCCGGTCACGCAGACGATCGCGGGCAGCGCCACCCTCGGCACGATTGACCGGCTCACCCCCGACCCGGTCAAGTCGTTCCTCGCCGGTGTGCGCGCCTCCGCCGTCAACGACGCTCTGCCGTGGGTCATCGACACGATCGCGCCGCCGGAGAGCATCCCGCCGGTCGCCGACGTCGACGCGGGTTCGCCGGCGCTGACGGCGGCCGCGGCATCCGTGGTGCGCATCACGGGCACCGCGCACCAGTGCGGCGTCAGCCTGGTCGGCAGCGGCTTCGTCGTCTCGGACGACCGCGTCGTCACCAACGCGCACGTCGTGGCCGGCGTCGACGAGGCCGTGGTCGAGGCGCCGGGCGAGCCGCCGCGAGCGGCCCGCGTGGTCTACTTCGACGCGGCGACCGACCTGGCCGTGCTCGCCGTCGGCGATCTGGATGCCGCAGCCCTTCCCCTCGGCAGCCAGCTCGCCCGTGGCGCCGGCGCGGCCGTGCAGGGCTACCCCTTCGGCGGACCCTTTGTCTCGCTGCCGGCCACCGTGGCCGAGGTGACGGCGATCCCCCGCGCCGACGGCAGCTTCAGCCGCGAGGTCTACGCGCTCTCCGCCGACATAAACCAGGGCAACTCGGGTGGGCCGCTGCTCAGCCCGGACGGCTCCGTCGTCGGCGTCGTGTTCGCCAAGTCCGCCGTCGTCGACGACATCGGCTACGCGCTCACGCTCGCCGAGCTCGCGCCGGTGGCCGCCGCCGCACCCGGCCTCGGCGACTCGGTGTCCACGGGCGCCTGCGCGGGCTGAGGCACCAACGCCGGTCACCGCCAGCAGCTCGACGCGGGTCATGAGCGCCGCCGCCTCGCAGCGACGGCCGCGGCCGTCATCCACTCGCCAAAGATGGTTCCAAAACTCGGGTTTTGGCGCATTCTTTGGCGAATGGATGCCGCGGACGGGCCGCTCAAACAGCTGGACGAGCGGGCAGGCAGCCCCGCTAGGCTGGCGCAACCCGTTTGCCAGCACGAAAGGACCGTCCATGACCGCGAGCAGCGAGCCAGCCGCCATCCGCCTCGACCCCGCCGACGAGGTGCAGGGCCGCGCGATCGCCCGCCTCGAGCGCGAACGGATCGGGTGGCTCACGAGCATGCGCGCCAACGGTTTCCCGCACGCAGTGCCGATCTGGTTCCTCTGGCACGACGACGAGCTGATCGTGCTGAGCGAGCCGGGGGCTGTGAAGGTGCGCAACATCCGGGGCAACCCGAAGGTGCTCCTGCACCTCGAGGCCGGCGCCAACGGCGACGAGCTCACCGTGCTGCAGGGCATCGCCGAGATCTCACCGGACCCGACGGCAGCCTGGGTCGATCGCATCGGAGCGGCGTATGGCGCGAAGTACACGACGGGCCTCGCCGACCTCAACATGACGATGCGGAGCATGGCCGCGCAGTACAGCGCCGTCATCCGCATCACGCCGACGAAGCTCATCGCCTGGTAGCCCGGCGCGCAGCCTTCACGCGGCAGAAACCGCACTTGCGCGGTACACGCTTCTGGCGCGATTGCGCAGTTTCTACAGCGCCCGGCGATGAAGCCGACACAACTCACAGCCGGCGCGCAGCTTCGGCGGAACACTCCGGCCACGCCATCCGTTCTCCTCAGTGACTCCGAATAGTCGGTGTCCGCAACACCAGGAGGAATGACGTGTCACACGATTACAGCAAGACTCCCGAGGCGCTCGCCCGCCTCACGCCCGCGCAGTACCGGGTCACGCAGGAGGCGGGCACGGAGCCCGCCTTTCGCAACGAGTACTGGAACAACCACGAGGACGGCATCTACGTCGACGTCGTCTCGGGCCAGCCCCTGTTCGCCTCGACGGACAAGTACGACAGCCGCACCGGCTGGCCGAGCTTCACCAAGCCGATCGAGCCGGACGCCGTCACCGAGAAGGTCGACCGCGCCCTCTTCATGAAGCGCGTCGAGGTGCTCTCGAGCGGGGCGGGCAGCCACCTCGGGCACGTCTTCACCGACGGGCCAGCGGATGCCGGCGGCCTCCGCTACTGCATGAACTCCGCGTCGCTGCGTTTCGTTCCGCTCGCACAGCTCGAGGCGGAGGGGTACGGTCGATACCGGTCGTTGTTCCCCGCGGCGGGCGCCCCGGCATCCGATTCACCGCCCGCAGAATCTCAGGCAGACGCCACCACCGAACCCAATCTAGGAGAACGCAGCATGAGCACCGCAACCGAAACCGCCATCCTCGCCGGCGGATGTTTCTGGGGCATGCAGGACCTGATCCGCAAGCGCCCCGGCGTCATCTCGACCCGGGTCGGTTACAGCGGCGGCGACGTGCCGAACGCGACCTACCGCAACCACGGCACGCACGCCGAGGCGATCGAGATCGTCTTCGACCCGAGCGTGACGAGCTACCGCGAGCAGCTCGAGTTCTTCTTCCAGGTGCACGACCCGACCACGCCGAACCGCCAGGGCAACGACCGCGGAACCAGCTACCGCTCGGCCATCTTCACGCTGAGCCCCGAGCAGGACGCGATCGCGCGCGACACCATCGCCGATGTCGACGCCTCCGGCCTCTGGCCCGGCAAGGTCGTCACCACCGTGTCGCAGGCCGGCCCGTTTTGGGAGGCCGAGGAGGAGCACCAGGACTACCTCGAGAAGTACCCGAACGGCTACACCTGCCACTTCGTGCGCCCCGGCTGGGTGCTGCCGAAGCGCGACGCCGCCGCGGTCTAGGGCGCGCACCGCGCCCTCGACCGGACCGTGGAGGGCGCGCCCGTCGCGAAAACAGGCGGCAGCAACGGCTGCGCGCCGGAAGAGCCTGTTCTCGCGCACGGTCGGGCGAATCTGCCTGTTCTCGTGACCACCTAGACGGCGCGCAGCCGCACCCGTACTCGGTCGACGCACCGCTCCACGACGGTTCCGTCGCGGAGCGGTGCGGCAATCGCGCAGAGCGCGCTCGCGATGCCATCGGCATCGAACCCGCAGCTGCATCCACCGCGGACCGCGTCCTCGTGCGTTGTCTCGAGGCAGGCGACGTAGCCCTCATATGTGAGCCCCTCGAGGTCACGCACCAGCGCCGTCGAGGTCACCGCGCCGCTGACGATGCCGCAGAAGGTGATCCCGCAGTCGCACCATGCGCTGTAGGGAAACCGCCTGCTGTCCGGGCAGACATCGACCATGTAGACGAGTTCACCCTCGATGGCGTCCATCACATCGCTCGGCCGGGTGCCCTGGCCCAGCTCACTAGCAACCAGCACTTTCATCATTCTCTCCAGCCCGGCACGAGCGTCTTCGATTGATTGCCCAGAGGCTACGCCGGGCCACCGACAGGCCTCGTGCGCAGTCGGCCCCTCGGCATCCGCACGCCTGCCACTGGCCAACCGCGCCGGTTGCCGTGCTTGCGCCGGAAACGACTGCGTCATGGCGCGGGAGGTGGCGCTCTTGCGCGCGGAGTCCGGGAACGCCGCAGCTTGTGCCGCGGCTCACTCGGCTCGATGACGGTTGTGTCCGCGTGTGTCAGGGCTTCGGGTGCGGCCTCGTTCCTCGGCTGCTCCCTCAAGCCATCGTGAAAATGCCCGCCGGCTTAGGCGGCGACAATTCGTACGCTGGCTCGAGCGAGCGGCAATCCCCACGCTGGCTTGAGCGAGCGGGTCGACGAGGAACGAGGAGGCCCGCCCGCGAAGCCCTGAGCGGATCCGTGAACACCCCCGCCCCGGCATCCGCAGCGTGCCTCAGCGCAGCACGCGGTACCTCACGTGCGTCACGAGCGTCGAGCTCGTCACCCCGAGCTGCTCCAACCGCAGATCGTGCACGCCCTCGAACACCCGCTCGCCCGTCCCGAGTACCACGGGTGCGATGTGCAGCCGCAGCTCGTCGATCAGCCCGAAGTTCAGGAATTGCCGCACCGTGTCGGCTCCCCCGGCGATCGAGATGTTGCGGCCGCCGGCGGATTCCTTCGCCAGCTCGAACGCCGCCGCCACGCCCTTCGTCACGAAGTGGAAGGTTGTACCGCCCTCCATCTCGAGCGGCGCACGCTCGTGATGCGTGAGCACGAAGACGGGTCCGTGGTACGGCGGCTCCTCGCCCCACCAGCCGCGCCAGTCCCCCGACCACTCGCCGCGAATGGGCCCGAACATGTTCCGCCCCATGATGAACGCGCCGGCATCGACGATCGCATCGCGCTCGGCGGTGTGCAGCTCCGGCTCCTCGAACATCCAGCGGTGCAGCTGCTCGCCACCCTCGCCGAGCGGCTCGGTCTGGCTCTGGTTCGGTCCGGCGCTGTAGCCGTCAACCGAGATTCCGATGTCACAGGTGACGTAGGCCACGATGCCCTCCTCAGCAGCCGCTCGGCCCGCCCGAGATCGCGCCCCTCGCGCCGAGCTCGCACGAGCTCCCACGATTCGATTGCCGCTGCACCGGGCGGCGCGTAGCATCTGAGCATTATTCATGAAACCGCGCCAATGCGCCACCGCGCGCCGTGCAGGAGGTTCCCATGTCGATCGACAGCAGCTACGAGAAGCCCGAGGAGAAAGACCCGGGGCGTCCGCTGGAGGAGATCTTCGCGGATGCGTCGAAAAGGGCGCGCATCTCCTTCCGGCACTCGTGGGAGCGGGCGGAACTCGTGGCGCAGACCGTGTCCCAGCTCGATGAGCGCTTCATCACCCTGGCCGACAGCCTGAGCACGATCGAGGCTCCGGCCTTCGCCGCGCACCACCTGGCGAGCGATCAAGGCATGATGCACACGCTCAGCCTGAACACACAGGGCAGCAGCGACCGACTGTTCATCGCTGTGCCGCCGTACGACACCGCGTGGACGACGTTTCAACCCCCGGGCGCAGCCGGCACCCAGGCGCGCGGCCCCAGCGCCGACAAGACGCGCGGTTCCATGTCGATCGACCTGATCGAGACGTACGTGGATCGGCCAGTGGCCGAGGACGGCTGGATGTATGCGGGTGCGGGCATCGGCGTCTGGTTCAAGCCGAAGTCGCCGAGCACCTATGTGCGGGTGTCGGCGCTCACCTCCTACGACTACGACTGGGCCGACAGCTCCAGCCTGCAGGTGGCCCACAACCGCGCGCAGATCTGCAAGCTCGTGCTGCGCTGGGTCGGACCGGGCCAGCTGGAGACCGTGCTCGACCGCCGCGATCAGCTCTGGAACGACGGAACGGGCTGGTACGAAGACCACTCCGACAGCCAGAACGGCTACTGGTCGAACCAGGACTACTTCTGGGCCTCCAGCAACGAGTGGTACCTGGTGTGGATCTGGTGCAACGGCGGCATCGACTTCGCCACCAAGACCACCTTCGGCTCCAGCAAAGCACGGCAGACCTGGCGAGTGCGGGTGCCACTGATCGTGTTTGAAGAGTGGGCGTAGCCGCACCTTTGCGTGCGACCCCTGGGCGGATGCCGCTGCGCTGCGCGCCGGCATCCGCCCAGCCGCACGATCGACGGGCTCGCCAAATTCCCCCTTGACGCCACCTGAACGGGGGGTCAAGGATGGGTACCGTTCGGCTAGCACAAGGGAGTGCTCATGTTCCGTCAACTCGCCATCGCCACCGTCGCCGCGCTCGTCATCACCGGCGTCAGCGCAGCACCGAGCATGGCGAGCGCACCGCCGCCTGAGGCATCCGATCACCTCTCCGTCTACACGGGCAGCGTGGATGCTGCAGGTCTCGCGGCACTCGTCGACCTCGGTGTCGACCGCCACGACGTCGCGGCCGCCCCGACGGAGGGCGGCGGTTTCGACGTGCAGGTGATCCTGAGCGGCGAGCAGGCGAGCGAGCTCGCCGAGGCGGGCACCGAGCTGGAGCTGAAGGCGACACCGGATGCCGGCCGCCGCATGCTCCAGGCCGAGGGCGTCTATCGCATGTACAGCGGCGCAGGCGGCCTGCAGGAGGAGCTCGTCGCCCAGGCGGCCGCCTTCCCGAAGATCGCGCAGCTGCAGCAGATCGGCAAGACCGTCAACGGGCAGGACATCACGGCGGTGCGCGTGACGAAGAACCCCAAATCGGGCAAGCAAGGCGCGAAGCCGACGACTGTCTTCATCGGCGCTCAACACGCCCGCGAGTGGATCACGCCCGAGATGGTGCGGCGCCTGCTCAACGAGGTGCTGACCGGCTACGGCAGCGACCCGCGCATCACGAATCTCGTGAACACCACCGAGATGTGGTTCATCCCCGTCGCCAATCCCGACGGCTACGACTTCACCTTCCAGGACGGCCAGCGGCTGTGGCGGAAGAACCTGCACGACAACAACGGCGACGGCGTGATCGGCACGGGTGACGGCGTCGACCTCAACCGCAACTACCCGACCCGCTGGGGCTACGACAACGAGGGTTCGTCGCCGAACCCGGCCAGCGAGACGTACCGCGGCACCGCGCCGGCATCCGAGCCGGAGACGCAGGCGCTCGATTCCCTGTTCAAGCGCCTCACCCCCGAGTTCTTCATCAACTACCACTCCGCCTCGGAGCTGCTGCTGCACGGCATCGGCTGGCAGGTGGCCACCCCGTCGCCGGATGACGTGATCTACGAGGCGATGGTCGGCGACGACGAGAACCCGGCCGTGCCCGGCTACGACCCCGACATCTCGGCCGAGCTGTACACGACCAACGGCGACACCGACTCGCACATGCAGGAGGCCTACGGCACGCTCGGCTTCACCCCCGAGATGACGACGTGTGAGACGGTGTCCGACTCGATTCCGGATGACGCCTGGGAGTCCGGCGACTGCCTGAGCGGCTTCAACTTCCCGGACGACGAGGGCCTCATCCAGGCCGAGTTCGAGAAGAACGTGCCGTTCGCTCTGGCCGTCGCCGAATCGGCGCTCGACCCCGACGACCCCGTCTCGGTCGTCAACCGTGACGCCGCCGACTTCCAGGTCGACAGCTTCACCGTCTCCTACGGCGACCCGCAGCCGGTGGCCGTCGTCGCCAAGCGCGCCCTGCAGAAGAAGCAGCTGAACTACTCCATCAACGGCGGGCCCGCCAAGCGCGGCGCCGTGGAGGAGTGGATGGGCGGTGAGCGCTACGGCTCCGAGAACACCGACTACTACGCCGAGTACCGCGGCACCGTGACGGGTGCGAAGCCCGGCGACAGCGTCGAGGTGTGGTTCACCGGCCGCGCGCACCCCAAGGACACGAAGGGCAGCGCCGCCGCCCGCACCGTCGAGAGCGAGCACTTCACGTACACGCTCGCCCAGGACACCGGCAACCCGGCGCTGGTCATCGCCAACGAGGACTACACCGGCGTGAACCCGACCTACCCGGCCGGCACGACCGCCCCGAAGTACCTCGACGAGCACGTCGCGGCGCTCGAGGCCAACGGCGTGACCCCGGACGTCTGGGATGTCGACGCGCAGGGTGTGCCGCATCCGCTCGCCGTGCTCAGCCACTACGACGCGGCGCTCTGGTACCTCGGCGACAACCGCCTCACTCAGGATCCAGAGGACGAACTCACCGAGTTCGGCAGCCAGGCGCTGCCCGACCTCTCCGTGGCCGAGCGCACGCAGTACCTGACGATCGCACTGCGCGACTACCTCAACGAGGGCGGCAAGCTCGCCTACGCCGGTGAGACGACGGGCTACTTCGGCATCCTCGCCGGCACACTCGGCGGCATCTACTACGGCCTCGACGGCCACCCCGACCAGCCCTGCGCCGTCACGCAGGACGCCTTCGCCGACTGCCTCCTCTACGCCGACGACTTCACCCAGTACTGGTTGGGCGAGTACGGTCGCACCCCGCTCGCGGCGAGTGGCGTCATCGGAACCGCTCCCCCGCTGGACGGCATCTCGGCCCTCTTCGGCGGCCCGGCCACGGTCGACAACCCCGTCGACGAGGCTGGCGCCCTCTCACCCACCAGCGCGACGCTGCCGGTCGAGGAGTTCCCGCAATTCGAGAGCGCGGCGGTCGCCGACTACGCCGACCCGCAGGGACCGTTCATCGCGATCGAGGGTTCGTGGGCCATGGCCGCGTCGCACATCGATGACGGCTACCAGCGCCTCACGCGCAGCTACGACCTCAGCGCGCTGACCGCGGCGGACACCCCGGCGTTCGAGGCGCAGTTTTCCTTCGACACCGAGGAGGGCTACGACCACGTGATCGTCGAGGCTCGCACCGTGGGCGGTGACAACTGGACGACGCTCGCGGATGCCGACAACGGCACCCCCGGCGACATCGCCACGACCAGCGACGTCCCGTTCGAATGTGAGGCGGGCTTCTTCATGGAGGAACACCCGCAGCTCGCGAACTACCTCACGCTCGCCAACCCGTGCCTGCCGAGCGGCAGCAGCGGCGACTGGAACTCGTTCACCGCCAGCTCCGGCGGCTGGGTGCCGGTCTCCTACGACCTCAGCGCCTTCGCCGGCCAGCAGGTGGAGCTCTCGGTCAGCTATGTCACCGACCCGTCAACGGGCGGCACCGGGCTGATCGTCGACGACACCAAGCTCGTGACCGCTGCGGGCGAGTCGGAGGCCGAAGGCTTCGAGACAGGCCTCGGCGCCTGGACCGTTCCCGGAGCACCGGAGACGAGCCCCGGCAACGCCTCGGACTTCGTGCGCACGAACGGCCTCGGCGGCATCGTCTCGGCGGTCACCACCCCCGACACGGTGATGCTCGGCTTCGGCCTCGAACAGCTCGCGACCGACGCGGACCGCGCCGCCGT encodes:
- a CDS encoding 3-hydroxyacyl-CoA dehydrogenase, with translation MTDIRTVTVLGTGVLGSQIAYQTAFSGFAVTAYDINDEVLEGAAKRFAGLAETYKAEVTGAADGAADAALERLTLSSDLAAAVADADLVIEAIPENLEIKRDTYAKLAELAPAKTIFATNSSTLLPSDMVGFTGRPEKFLALHFANRVWAHNTAEVMGTPETDPAVFAAVSTFAGEIGMVPIEIKKEKAGYLLNSLLVPFLSAAGELLVDGIAEPDAIDKTWRIGTGSPMGPFQIYDIVGLTTAYNVSVNGGPKQQAFAQLIKENYIDKGKLGVATGEGFYSYPAK
- a CDS encoding MarP family serine protease; its protein translation is MTSSLILDIVVGLILLSAAVSGWRTGLFRSAFGALGLIAGGVAAYLLLPQISAWAPAPEWRAAIVIGCGVLLLILGNALGSLIGGLLSRGMRVIKLSVLDRLAGIAVSTVVTALVLATVAGGVSSMGVPPVTQTIAGSATLGTIDRLTPDPVKSFLAGVRASAVNDALPWVIDTIAPPESIPPVADVDAGSPALTAAAASVVRITGTAHQCGVSLVGSGFVVSDDRVVTNAHVVAGVDEAVVEAPGEPPRAARVVYFDAATDLAVLAVGDLDAAALPLGSQLARGAGAAVQGYPFGGPFVSLPATVAEVTAIPRADGSFSREVYALSADINQGNSGGPLLSPDGSVVGVVFAKSAVVDDIGYALTLAELAPVAAAAPGLGDSVSTGACAG
- a CDS encoding pyridoxamine 5'-phosphate oxidase family protein encodes the protein MTASSEPAAIRLDPADEVQGRAIARLERERIGWLTSMRANGFPHAVPIWFLWHDDELIVLSEPGAVKVRNIRGNPKVLLHLEAGANGDELTVLQGIAEISPDPTAAWVDRIGAAYGAKYTTGLADLNMTMRSMAAQYSAVIRITPTKLIAW
- a CDS encoding bifunctional methionine sulfoxide reductase B/A protein; its protein translation is MSHDYSKTPEALARLTPAQYRVTQEAGTEPAFRNEYWNNHEDGIYVDVVSGQPLFASTDKYDSRTGWPSFTKPIEPDAVTEKVDRALFMKRVEVLSSGAGSHLGHVFTDGPADAGGLRYCMNSASLRFVPLAQLEAEGYGRYRSLFPAAGAPASDSPPAESQADATTEPNLGERSMSTATETAILAGGCFWGMQDLIRKRPGVISTRVGYSGGDVPNATYRNHGTHAEAIEIVFDPSVTSYREQLEFFFQVHDPTTPNRQGNDRGTSYRSAIFTLSPEQDAIARDTIADVDASGLWPGKVVTTVSQAGPFWEAEEEHQDYLEKYPNGYTCHFVRPGWVLPKRDAAAV
- a CDS encoding DUF7715 family protein, which translates into the protein MLVASELGQGTRPSDVMDAIEGELVYMVDVCPDSRRFPYSAWCDCGITFCGIVSGAVTSTALVRDLEGLTYEGYVACLETTHEDAVRGGCSCGFDADGIASALCAIAAPLRDGTVVERCVDRVRVRLRAV
- a CDS encoding dihydrofolate reductase family protein, with product MAYVTCDIGISVDGYSAGPNQSQTEPLGEGGEQLHRWMFEEPELHTAERDAIVDAGAFIMGRNMFGPIRGEWSGDWRGWWGEEPPYHGPVFVLTHHERAPLEMEGGTTFHFVTKGVAAAFELAKESAGGRNISIAGGADTVRQFLNFGLIDELRLHIAPVVLGTGERVFEGVHDLRLEQLGVTSSTLVTHVRYRVLR
- a CDS encoding M14 family metallopeptidase, giving the protein MFRQLAIATVAALVITGVSAAPSMASAPPPEASDHLSVYTGSVDAAGLAALVDLGVDRHDVAAAPTEGGGFDVQVILSGEQASELAEAGTELELKATPDAGRRMLQAEGVYRMYSGAGGLQEELVAQAAAFPKIAQLQQIGKTVNGQDITAVRVTKNPKSGKQGAKPTTVFIGAQHAREWITPEMVRRLLNEVLTGYGSDPRITNLVNTTEMWFIPVANPDGYDFTFQDGQRLWRKNLHDNNGDGVIGTGDGVDLNRNYPTRWGYDNEGSSPNPASETYRGTAPASEPETQALDSLFKRLTPEFFINYHSASELLLHGIGWQVATPSPDDVIYEAMVGDDENPAVPGYDPDISAELYTTNGDTDSHMQEAYGTLGFTPEMTTCETVSDSIPDDAWESGDCLSGFNFPDDEGLIQAEFEKNVPFALAVAESALDPDDPVSVVNRDAADFQVDSFTVSYGDPQPVAVVAKRALQKKQLNYSINGGPAKRGAVEEWMGGERYGSENTDYYAEYRGTVTGAKPGDSVEVWFTGRAHPKDTKGSAAARTVESEHFTYTLAQDTGNPALVIANEDYTGVNPTYPAGTTAPKYLDEHVAALEANGVTPDVWDVDAQGVPHPLAVLSHYDAALWYLGDNRLTQDPEDELTEFGSQALPDLSVAERTQYLTIALRDYLNEGGKLAYAGETTGYFGILAGTLGGIYYGLDGHPDQPCAVTQDAFADCLLYADDFTQYWLGEYGRTPLAASGVIGTAPPLDGISALFGGPATVDNPVDEAGALSPTSATLPVEEFPQFESAAVADYADPQGPFIAIEGSWAMAASHIDDGYQRLTRSYDLSALTAADTPAFEAQFSFDTEEGYDHVIVEARTVGGDNWTTLADADNGTPGDIATTSDVPFECEAGFFMEEHPQLANYLTLANPCLPSGSSGDWNSFTASSGGWVPVSYDLSAFAGQQVELSVSYVTDPSTGGTGLIVDDTKLVTAAGESEAEGFETGLGAWTVPGAPETSPGNASDFVRTNGLGGIVSAVTTPDTVMLGFGLEQLATDADRAAVAGRLLSHLLG